Proteins encoded by one window of Dryocola sp. LX212:
- the ggt gene encoding gamma-glutamyltransferase: protein MKTLNTFWIKTRRWIAILALMMSLCLTAGAAPPPVSYGVETDIYHPVRAEHGMVASVDALATQVGVDILKQGGNAVDAAVAVGYALAVTHPQAGNLGGGGFMLLRTKDGKTTAIDFREMAPEKASRDMFLDEQGNADSKKSLTSPLASGTPGTVAGFSLALEKYGTMPLAKVIQPAYKLARDGYIVNEALADDLKQYGSEVLPGHENSKAIFWKKNGNLLQKGDRLVQANLAKSLELIAENGPDAFYKGPIADQIANEMANSGGLISKADLANYKAVERKPISGEYRGYEVYSMPPPSSGGIHIVQILNILENFDLAKYGFGSADAMQLIAEAEKYAYADRSEYLGDPDFVKVPWQALTSKAYAKSLAEKIDVNKARPSSDIKPGKLAPYESNQTTHFSVVDKDGNAVAVTYTLNTNFGSGIVAGNTGILMNNQMDDFSAKPGVPNVYGLVGGDANAVGPHKRPLSSMSPTIVVKEGKTWLVTGSPGGSRIITTVLQMVINSVDFGMNVAEATNAPRFHHQWLPDELRVEKGFSPDTLKLLAEKGQKVVVKEAMGSTQSIMIAPDGKLYGASDPRTVEDLTEGY from the coding sequence ATGAAGACGTTGAATACCTTCTGGATTAAAACAAGGCGATGGATTGCCATTCTTGCACTGATGATGAGCCTTTGTTTGACCGCGGGGGCCGCACCTCCTCCCGTCTCCTATGGTGTTGAAACAGATATTTATCACCCTGTGCGTGCTGAACACGGCATGGTTGCCTCCGTTGACGCGCTGGCGACACAGGTTGGCGTTGATATTCTTAAACAGGGCGGGAACGCTGTGGATGCCGCCGTTGCGGTGGGCTACGCGCTGGCGGTCACCCATCCGCAGGCCGGTAACCTTGGCGGCGGTGGCTTTATGCTGCTGCGTACCAAAGACGGTAAAACCACCGCCATCGATTTCCGTGAAATGGCGCCGGAAAAGGCCTCTCGCGACATGTTCCTCGACGAGCAGGGTAATGCCGACAGTAAAAAATCCCTTACCTCTCCGCTCGCTTCCGGCACACCTGGCACGGTCGCCGGTTTCTCTCTGGCGCTGGAAAAGTACGGCACTATGCCGCTGGCCAAGGTCATTCAGCCTGCATATAAGCTGGCGCGAGATGGCTATATCGTTAACGAAGCGCTGGCAGATGACCTGAAGCAGTACGGCTCAGAAGTGCTGCCGGGCCATGAAAACAGCAAGGCCATCTTCTGGAAGAAGAACGGTAACCTGCTGCAAAAGGGCGACAGGCTGGTGCAGGCTAATCTTGCCAAAAGCCTGGAGCTGATTGCCGAAAACGGCCCTGATGCCTTCTATAAAGGCCCGATTGCCGACCAGATTGCCAACGAAATGGCGAACAGCGGCGGGTTAATCAGCAAAGCCGATCTGGCGAATTATAAAGCCGTGGAGCGTAAGCCCATCAGCGGTGAATATCGGGGGTACGAGGTGTATTCCATGCCGCCACCATCTTCAGGCGGGATCCACATCGTACAGATCCTGAATATCCTCGAAAACTTCGATCTCGCGAAATACGGCTTCGGCAGCGCCGATGCGATGCAGCTGATAGCCGAGGCGGAAAAATACGCTTACGCCGACCGCTCGGAATATCTGGGCGACCCGGACTTCGTCAAAGTGCCCTGGCAGGCGCTGACCAGCAAGGCTTACGCCAAATCGCTTGCGGAGAAAATCGACGTCAACAAGGCGCGCCCGTCGAGCGATATCAAGCCGGGCAAGCTCGCGCCGTATGAAAGCAACCAGACCACGCACTTCTCGGTGGTGGATAAAGACGGTAACGCCGTCGCGGTGACCTACACGCTGAACACCAACTTCGGCAGCGGCATCGTGGCGGGCAACACCGGTATCCTGATGAACAATCAGATGGACGATTTCTCCGCGAAGCCGGGCGTGCCGAACGTTTATGGGCTGGTGGGTGGCGATGCCAACGCGGTAGGGCCGCATAAGCGCCCGCTGTCGTCGATGTCGCCCACAATTGTGGTGAAAGAGGGCAAGACCTGGCTTGTAACCGGCAGCCCAGGCGGCAGCCGTATTATCACCACCGTGCTGCAAATGGTGATTAACTCGGTCGATTTCGGGATGAACGTCGCCGAAGCGACCAACGCGCCGCGCTTCCACCATCAGTGGCTGCCGGACGAGCTGCGGGTGGAGAAAGGCTTTAGCCCGGACACGCTGAAACTGTTGGCTGAGAAGGGACAAAAGGTCGTGGTGAAGGAAGCGATGGGCAGCACGCAGAGCATCATGATTGCACCTGATGGCAAGCTGTACGGGGCCTCTGACCCGCGTACGGTTGAGGATTTGACTGAGGGGTATTGA
- the yhhY gene encoding N-acetyltransferase encodes MSEIVVRHAEIGDAEALHQIYSQPTPQRDTLQIPHTPLKMWKDRLAEPKPGSRNLVACIDGKVVGQLMLTVEPSPRRSHVATFGMGVDSNFHGRGVASALMAAMTDLCDNWLRVDRIELTVFTDNAPALAVYRKFGFEVEGTGRNFGLRDGKYVDAHFMARLKPV; translated from the coding sequence ATGAGTGAAATCGTAGTGCGTCACGCAGAAATTGGCGATGCGGAAGCCCTGCATCAAATTTACAGCCAGCCGACGCCGCAGCGCGACACGCTACAGATCCCTCATACCCCTCTAAAAATGTGGAAGGATCGCCTGGCGGAGCCAAAACCGGGCAGCCGCAATCTTGTCGCCTGTATCGACGGCAAAGTCGTCGGCCAGCTGATGCTGACGGTAGAGCCGTCCCCGCGCCGCAGCCACGTCGCCACCTTTGGGATGGGCGTGGACAGCAACTTTCATGGCAGGGGCGTCGCCAGCGCATTAATGGCCGCAATGACGGACCTGTGCGACAACTGGCTACGTGTCGATCGGATTGAACTGACGGTGTTCACCGATAACGCACCGGCGCTGGCGGTGTACCGTAAGTTTGGCTTCGAAGTGGAAGGCACCGGCAGAAACTTCGGCCTGCGCGACGGGAAGTATGTGGACGCGCACTTTATGGCGCGGCTGAAGCCGGTCTAG
- a CDS encoding pirin family protein, translating into MIYLRKAEERGHANHGWLDSWHTFSFANYYDANYMGFSALRVINEDVVAAGEGFGTHPHKDMEILTYVLEGAVAHRDSMGNEEKVPAGEFQIMSAGTGITHSEYNPSKTERLRLYQIWIIPEKTGITPRYDQRRFDAPQGRQLVLSPDARDGSLKVNQDMELSRWALAKDEQSVYQVPANRRIWIQVVKGDVSINGTQAKTSDAVAVWDEQAISVHANEASEILLFDLPPV; encoded by the coding sequence ATGATCTACTTAAGAAAAGCCGAAGAACGTGGTCACGCGAATCATGGTTGGTTGGATAGCTGGCACACCTTCTCTTTTGCCAACTATTACGACGCCAACTATATGGGATTCTCCGCGCTGCGCGTCATTAACGAAGACGTGGTTGCAGCCGGTGAAGGCTTCGGAACCCACCCGCATAAAGACATGGAAATCCTGACCTACGTGCTGGAAGGGGCGGTGGCGCACCGGGACAGCATGGGCAACGAAGAGAAAGTGCCTGCCGGTGAGTTTCAGATCATGAGCGCCGGGACGGGGATCACCCACTCCGAGTACAACCCGAGCAAAACTGAGCGTCTGCGCCTGTACCAGATCTGGATCATTCCAGAAAAAACCGGCATCACACCGCGTTACGATCAGCGCCGTTTTGATGCGCCGCAGGGCCGCCAGCTAGTGCTTTCCCCGGATGCTCGTGACGGTTCGCTGAAGGTGAATCAGGATATGGAGCTGTCCCGCTGGGCGCTGGCGAAAGACGAGCAGTCTGTGTATCAGGTTCCGGCCAACCGTCGCATCTGGATCCAGGTTGTTAAAGGCGACGTGTCCATTAACGGCACGCAGGCAAAAACCAGCGATGCGGTTGCCGTGTGGGATGAGCAGGCAATTTCTGTTCACGCCAACGAAGCGAGCGAGATCCTACTTTTTGATCTCCCTCCGGTCTAA
- a CDS encoding bifunctional 2',3'-cyclic-nucleotide 2'-phosphodiesterase/3'-nucleotidase — MMQTLYPLKVSLLALLVCCTANAATVNLRIMETTDVHGNMMDYDYYKDAPTEQYGLVRAASLIKAAREEATNSVLVDNGDIIQGSPMADYAAASLQEGEIHPVYQAMNTLDYTVGSLGNHEFNYGLDYLKKAISGAAFPYINANVYDASTNQPYFKQYLIVDTPVKDSEGKSHTLRIGYIGFVPPQIVLWDKAKLAGKVVAKDITETAKTLVPQMRQEGADIVVAIAHSGISADPYKALAENSVYYLTQVPGVDAIVFGHSHGIFPGKNFASIPGADIEKGTVNGVPAVMPGHWADNLGIIDLVLEGETGKWKVISGHAQARPVFDKKQGKALVSASIPLVKTLEKAHENTRQFVNKPIGTLAEDSNTFLALVQDSSAIEIVRAAQKAWVERFIQGDPDLADLPVLSAAAPFKAGGRKNDPAAFVDMPKGPLSFRNAADLYQYSNTLAAVKVNGSDIKEWLECSAGMYNRIDPSSTKPQYLFNWDGFRAYNFDMFDELHYQIDVTQPARYDTDCHLVDPKAQRIHSLTWRGKPLQKDATFLVAVNNYRAFTGKFAGTGEKNVVLSAPDEVRTIVANYLNQQTKQHGQYTPKVNNNWRIAPISSDTPLDVRIETSPTQRAADFIKSQAQHPMHLLEKDEIGFAVYRIDLQKK, encoded by the coding sequence ATGATGCAAACTCTTTATCCACTGAAAGTGTCTCTGCTGGCGTTGCTGGTTTGCTGCACGGCCAATGCGGCAACAGTCAATCTGCGTATCATGGAAACGACGGACGTCCATGGCAATATGATGGACTATGACTATTACAAAGACGCGCCCACGGAGCAGTATGGCCTGGTCCGAGCCGCCTCGCTGATTAAAGCCGCACGTGAAGAAGCAACCAATAGCGTGCTGGTGGATAATGGCGATATTATTCAGGGTAGCCCGATGGCAGACTATGCCGCGGCCAGCCTGCAAGAAGGTGAGATTCATCCGGTGTATCAGGCGATGAATACTCTGGATTATACCGTGGGCAGCCTCGGTAACCACGAGTTCAATTACGGCCTGGACTATCTGAAAAAAGCCATAAGTGGTGCAGCATTCCCGTATATCAATGCCAATGTCTATGACGCCAGCACAAATCAACCTTATTTTAAGCAGTATCTGATCGTAGATACCCCTGTCAAAGACAGTGAAGGGAAATCGCACACCCTGCGCATTGGCTACATTGGATTTGTGCCGCCTCAGATTGTTCTGTGGGATAAAGCTAAACTGGCTGGCAAGGTAGTTGCCAAAGATATTACCGAAACCGCGAAAACCCTGGTTCCGCAGATGCGTCAGGAAGGGGCTGATATCGTAGTGGCCATCGCACACTCCGGCATTTCGGCAGATCCCTATAAGGCCCTTGCAGAAAACTCAGTGTACTACCTTACGCAGGTCCCCGGCGTTGATGCCATTGTTTTTGGCCATTCACACGGTATCTTCCCAGGCAAAAACTTCGCGTCGATTCCGGGAGCCGATATTGAAAAGGGTACCGTAAACGGTGTGCCTGCCGTTATGCCGGGGCATTGGGCCGATAACCTTGGTATCATCGATCTCGTGTTGGAAGGCGAGACGGGGAAATGGAAAGTCATCTCTGGCCATGCGCAGGCCCGACCTGTCTTCGATAAGAAGCAGGGAAAAGCACTGGTCTCCGCCAGCATTCCGCTGGTTAAAACGCTTGAGAAAGCTCATGAGAATACTCGGCAGTTTGTGAACAAGCCGATTGGTACGCTTGCCGAAGATAGCAATACTTTTCTCGCGCTGGTACAGGACTCATCGGCTATTGAAATAGTCCGCGCCGCACAAAAGGCGTGGGTGGAACGTTTTATACAGGGCGATCCCGATCTGGCCGATCTCCCCGTGCTCTCGGCTGCAGCACCTTTTAAAGCCGGTGGGCGCAAAAACGATCCCGCCGCTTTTGTCGATATGCCAAAAGGGCCGTTAAGCTTTCGTAACGCCGCAGACCTTTATCAGTATTCCAATACGCTGGCAGCCGTTAAAGTGAACGGCAGCGATATAAAAGAGTGGCTGGAATGCTCTGCAGGCATGTATAACCGCATCGATCCCAGCAGTACCAAACCGCAATACTTGTTTAACTGGGATGGATTCCGGGCTTACAACTTCGATATGTTCGATGAGTTACATTACCAGATTGACGTGACGCAACCCGCGCGCTACGACACCGATTGTCATTTGGTCGATCCTAAAGCGCAGCGGATACACTCTCTAACATGGCGAGGCAAACCGTTGCAGAAGGATGCAACATTCCTTGTTGCGGTAAATAATTACCGGGCTTTCACCGGTAAATTTGCCGGCACAGGTGAAAAGAATGTGGTTTTATCCGCGCCGGATGAAGTGCGCACGATAGTCGCCAATTATCTTAATCAACAAACGAAGCAGCATGGTCAATATACGCCGAAGGTTAATAATAACTGGCGGATTGCGCCCATCAGCAGCGATACGCCGTTGGATGTCAGAATAGAAACTTCACCTACGCAGCGCGCGGCAGACTTTATTAAGTCACAGGCACAGCATCCGATGCACTTGCTTGAGAAAGATGAGATTGGTTTTGCCGTCTACCGTATTGATTTGCAGAAAAAATAA
- a CDS encoding YhgN family NAAT transporter, whose product MNDILSAAVLLILIMDPLGNLPIFMSALKHTEPKRRRAIMIRELLIALIIMLIFLFAGERILAFLNLRAESVSISGGIILFLIAIKMIFPSHDGGNASGLPAGEEPFIVPLAIPLVAGPTLLATLMLLSHQYPNQMGHLVAALMLAWGGTVAILLQSSLFLRLLGEKGVNALERLMGLVLVMLATQMFLDGIRVWMKG is encoded by the coding sequence ATGAACGATATTTTATCCGCGGCGGTACTGCTGATTCTGATAATGGATCCGCTCGGCAACCTGCCTATTTTTATGTCGGCGCTCAAACACACTGAGCCAAAACGCCGCCGGGCGATCATGATTCGAGAGCTGCTTATCGCATTGATTATCATGCTAATTTTCCTTTTCGCCGGGGAGAGAATCCTCGCCTTCCTTAACCTGCGCGCGGAAAGCGTGTCGATTTCAGGCGGGATCATCCTGTTCCTGATCGCCATTAAAATGATTTTCCCGAGCCACGACGGCGGCAACGCCAGCGGCCTGCCCGCCGGTGAAGAACCTTTTATCGTCCCGCTGGCCATCCCGCTGGTCGCCGGACCTACGTTGCTGGCTACGTTGATGCTGCTCTCACACCAGTATCCCAATCAAATGGGCCATTTAGTGGCGGCACTGATGCTGGCATGGGGCGGAACAGTAGCTATTTTGCTCCAGTCATCGCTGTTTTTACGCCTGCTGGGCGAAAAGGGCGTAAATGCGCTGGAAAGACTGATGGGGCTGGTGCTGGTGATGCTGGCAACGCAAATGTTCCTGGATGGCATCCGCGTCTGGATGAAAGGCTAA
- a CDS encoding NupC/NupG family nucleoside CNT transporter, which translates to MKYIIGIVSILVIFALAILVCKNRREIRKRPLVVMLGCQFVMTALLLKTNVGNTVISVIADVFGNLLAYAQEGVNFVFGGLVNKGEITFFISVLLPIVFISALIGILQHWKILGFIIKYIGLALSKVNGMGRLESYNAVASAILGQSEVFISVKKQLALLPEKRLYTLCTSAMSTVSMAIVGAYMVMLDPRYVVTALVLNLFGGFIMASLINPYQVSPEEDILVVVETEKQSFFEVLAEYILDGFKVAIIVGAMLIGFIALISMANGIFSAVFSVTFQQALGYLFAPLAFLVGVPWAEAVQAGSLMATKIVSNEFVAMLNMSQGNFNFSERTVAIISVFLVSFANFSSIGIIVGAIKALDTQQGNNAARFGLKLLYGSTLVSLLNATVVGLFF; encoded by the coding sequence ATGAAGTACATCATAGGGATAGTTAGTATTCTGGTTATCTTCGCTCTGGCGATTTTGGTCTGCAAAAACCGCAGGGAGATCCGTAAACGCCCGTTGGTCGTCATGCTGGGCTGCCAGTTTGTGATGACGGCATTGCTGTTAAAAACCAATGTGGGTAACACGGTGATTAGCGTTATTGCCGACGTGTTTGGTAACTTGCTTGCCTATGCTCAGGAAGGGGTGAACTTTGTTTTTGGTGGCCTGGTTAACAAAGGGGAAATTACTTTCTTTATCTCAGTGTTACTGCCCATCGTGTTTATCTCTGCACTGATTGGCATTCTGCAACACTGGAAAATCCTCGGATTTATTATCAAATACATCGGTCTTGCGCTAAGTAAAGTCAACGGCATGGGGCGGCTGGAATCCTATAACGCGGTGGCGTCAGCGATTCTTGGTCAATCTGAAGTCTTTATCTCGGTTAAAAAGCAGCTTGCGCTGCTGCCGGAAAAACGGCTGTACACGCTTTGTACTTCTGCGATGTCTACCGTATCAATGGCAATTGTGGGTGCCTATATGGTGATGCTGGATCCGCGCTATGTGGTCACCGCCCTCGTGCTGAATCTGTTTGGCGGATTTATTATGGCCTCACTGATTAACCCTTATCAGGTCAGCCCGGAAGAGGACATTCTCGTTGTTGTTGAGACTGAAAAACAAAGCTTCTTTGAAGTGCTGGCGGAATACATCCTTGATGGCTTCAAAGTGGCGATTATTGTTGGAGCGATGCTGATTGGCTTTATTGCGTTAATTTCCATGGCTAACGGTATTTTTAGCGCCGTGTTCAGCGTGACATTCCAGCAGGCTCTGGGTTACCTGTTTGCTCCTCTGGCATTCCTGGTGGGTGTACCCTGGGCTGAAGCCGTTCAGGCAGGTAGCCTGATGGCCACCAAGATCGTCAGCAATGAATTCGTTGCCATGCTTAACATGTCTCAGGGTAACTTCAACTTCTCTGAACGCACCGTCGCCATTATCTCAGTGTTCCTGGTGTCGTTCGCCAACTTTTCGTCCATCGGCATTATCGTGGGAGCAATCAAGGCGCTTGATACTCAACAAGGTAACAATGCCGCCCGCTTCGGTCTCAAACTGCTCTATGGTTCTACGTTGGTCAGTTTATTGAACGCCACCGTTGTGGGGCTGTTCTTTTAA
- the gntR gene encoding gluconate operon transcriptional repressor GntR: MKKKRPVLQDVADRVGITKMTVSRFLRNPDQVSAALQVKIAAALDELGYIPNRAPDILSNSTSRAIGVLLPSLTNQVFAEVLRGIENVIDAYGYQTMLAHYGYKPELEEERLESMLSWNIDGLILTERSHTPRTLKMIEVAGIPVVELMDSVSPCLDIAVGFDNFEAARQMTAAIISRGHRHVAYLGARLDERTVIKKRGYEQAMQDAGLVPYSVMVEQSSSYSTGIELFRQAKREYPELDSIFCTNDDLAIGAAFECQRQGLSIPHDIAIAGFHGHDIGQVMEPRLASVLTPRERMGRIGAERLLARIRGEEVTPKLLDLGFTLSPGGSI, translated from the coding sequence ATGAAAAAGAAAAGACCGGTACTACAGGACGTTGCGGATCGCGTAGGGATCACCAAAATGACGGTGAGCCGTTTTTTACGCAATCCCGATCAGGTTTCCGCCGCTTTGCAGGTGAAGATTGCCGCTGCCCTCGACGAGCTGGGCTACATTCCTAACCGCGCTCCCGATATCCTTTCCAATTCAACCAGCCGCGCCATCGGCGTTCTGCTGCCCTCTCTTACCAACCAGGTGTTCGCGGAAGTGCTGCGCGGCATCGAAAACGTGATCGACGCCTACGGTTACCAGACCATGCTCGCCCACTACGGCTACAAGCCGGAGCTGGAAGAAGAGCGCCTGGAGTCCATGCTCTCCTGGAACATTGACGGGCTGATTCTGACCGAACGCTCACACACGCCGCGCACGCTAAAAATGATTGAGGTAGCCGGTATTCCGGTGGTTGAGCTGATGGACAGCGTTTCACCCTGTTTGGATATCGCCGTCGGCTTCGACAACTTCGAAGCCGCCCGCCAGATGACCGCCGCCATTATCAGCCGGGGCCACCGCCACGTGGCCTATCTCGGCGCTCGCCTCGATGAACGTACCGTCATCAAGAAGCGCGGCTATGAGCAGGCAATGCAGGACGCGGGGCTGGTGCCCTACAGCGTAATGGTCGAGCAATCCTCTTCCTATTCCACCGGGATAGAACTGTTCCGCCAGGCGAAACGCGAATATCCCGAGCTGGACAGCATCTTCTGTACCAACGATGATTTAGCGATAGGCGCCGCGTTCGAATGCCAGCGCCAGGGCCTGAGCATTCCCCATGACATCGCGATTGCCGGTTTCCACGGCCACGACATCGGGCAGGTGATGGAGCCAAGGCTTGCCAGCGTCCTCACGCCGCGTGAGCGTATGGGGCGTATTGGCGCAGAGCGCCTGCTGGCGAGAATTCGCGGCGAAGAGGTGACGCCGAAGCTGCTGGACCTGGGCTTTACCCTGTCGCCGGGCGGCTCGATCTAA
- the gntU gene encoding gluconate transporter produces the protein MSTLTLILTAVGSVLLLLFLVMKARMHAFVALMVVSIGAGLFSGMPLDKIATTMEKGMGGTLGFLAIVVALGAMFGKILHETGAVDQIAVKMLKSFGHSRAHYAIGLAGLICALPLFFEVAIVLLISVAFSMARHTGTNLVKLVIPLFAGVAAAAAFLLPGPAPMLLASQMHADFGWMILIGLCAAIPGMIIAGPLWGNFISKYVELKIPDDITEPHLGEGKLPSFGFSLSLILLPLVLVGLKTIAARFVPQGSTLYEWMEFVGHPFTAILVACLVAIYGLAYRQGMAKERVMEICGAALQPAGIILLVIGAGGVFKQVLVDSGVGPALGEALTGMGLPIALTCFILAAAVRIIQGSATVACLTAVGLVMPVIEQLNYSGAQMAALSICIAGGSIVVSHVNDAGFWLFGKFTGATEGQTLKTWTMMETILGTTGALVGMNAFSLLS, from the coding sequence GTGAGTACATTAACGCTTATTTTAACGGCAGTCGGCTCCGTTTTGCTGCTGCTGTTTTTAGTGATGAAGGCGCGCATGCACGCCTTCGTTGCTTTGATGGTGGTTTCTATAGGTGCAGGGCTGTTTTCCGGGATGCCGCTTGATAAGATCGCGACAACCATGGAAAAAGGAATGGGCGGTACGCTAGGCTTCCTGGCTATCGTCGTCGCGCTCGGCGCGATGTTCGGGAAAATCCTTCATGAAACGGGCGCCGTTGACCAGATTGCGGTCAAAATGCTCAAGTCATTCGGCCACAGCCGCGCCCATTATGCGATTGGCCTGGCAGGCTTAATCTGCGCGCTGCCACTGTTCTTTGAAGTGGCCATCGTGCTGCTGATAAGCGTGGCGTTCTCCATGGCGCGCCATACCGGCACCAATCTCGTTAAGCTGGTTATTCCTCTGTTTGCGGGCGTTGCCGCCGCCGCCGCGTTTCTGCTGCCGGGGCCTGCGCCGATGCTGCTGGCCTCCCAGATGCACGCCGACTTCGGCTGGATGATCCTCATCGGCCTGTGTGCGGCCATTCCCGGCATGATTATCGCCGGGCCGCTGTGGGGAAACTTCATCAGCAAATACGTTGAGCTGAAAATTCCTGACGATATCACCGAGCCGCACCTGGGCGAAGGCAAGCTGCCGTCGTTCGGCTTCAGCCTGTCGCTGATCCTGTTGCCGCTGGTGCTGGTTGGCCTGAAAACTATCGCCGCGCGCTTCGTGCCGCAGGGCTCCACCCTTTATGAGTGGATGGAGTTCGTCGGCCACCCGTTCACCGCGATTCTGGTTGCCTGTCTGGTAGCGATTTATGGTCTGGCCTACCGTCAGGGCATGGCGAAAGAAAGGGTGATGGAAATCTGCGGCGCCGCGCTGCAGCCTGCGGGCATCATCCTGCTGGTTATCGGTGCGGGCGGCGTATTCAAACAGGTGCTCGTGGATTCCGGCGTGGGTCCGGCACTGGGTGAAGCGCTGACGGGAATGGGTTTGCCGATTGCGCTGACCTGTTTCATCCTGGCAGCGGCAGTGCGTATCATCCAGGGTTCAGCAACGGTCGCCTGCCTGACGGCGGTTGGCCTGGTGATGCCGGTTATTGAGCAACTGAACTACAGCGGCGCGCAGATGGCCGCGCTGTCCATCTGTATCGCAGGCGGTTCAATCGTAGTGAGCCACGTCAACGACGCGGGCTTCTGGCTGTTCGGTAAATTTACCGGCGCAACGGAAGGGCAAACCCTAAAAACCTGGACGATGATGGAAACCATCCTCGGCACCACGGGGGCACTTGTCGGGATGAATGCTTTCAGTTTGTTGAGCTGA
- the gntK gene encoding gluconokinase — translation MSTTNHDHHIYVLMGVSGSGKSAVASEVAHQLKAAFLDGDFLHPRCNIMKMASGEPLNDEDRKPWLKALNDAAFAMQRTNKVSLIVCSALKKDYRDQLRDGNPNLSFIYMKGDFEVIESRLKARKGHFFKTQMLVTQFETLEEPTAENDVLVVDIDQPLEDVVASTIDVINKGSAK, via the coding sequence ATGAGCACTACTAACCATGACCACCACATCTACGTCCTGATGGGCGTTTCTGGCAGTGGCAAATCGGCCGTCGCCAGCGAAGTGGCCCATCAGCTAAAAGCCGCCTTCCTGGACGGCGATTTCCTGCATCCTCGCTGCAACATTATGAAAATGGCTTCCGGCGAGCCGCTAAACGACGAAGACCGTAAGCCGTGGCTGAAGGCGCTGAACGATGCCGCCTTTGCAATGCAGCGCACCAACAAAGTCTCCCTGATTGTCTGCTCGGCCCTCAAAAAGGACTACCGCGACCAGCTGCGCGACGGAAACCCGAACCTTTCATTCATCTACATGAAAGGGGATTTCGAGGTGATCGAAAGCCGCCTGAAGGCGCGTAAAGGTCACTTCTTCAAAACCCAGATGCTGGTTACCCAGTTTGAAACGCTCGAAGAGCCAACTGCAGAAAATGATGTTCTGGTCGTGGATATCGACCAGCCGCTGGAGGACGTTGTCGCCAGCACAATTGATGTGATTAACAAAGGCAGTGCGAAGTGA
- a CDS encoding oxidoreductase, with translation MTLHCAFIGFGKSTTRYHLPYVLVRKDKFHVAHIYRRHEKPDVEQQPQYGHIHFTSDLDEVLNDPKVKLVVVCTHQDSHFDYAKKALEAGKNVLVEKPFTPTLKEAKELFELARAKRLTVSPYQNRRFDSCFLTMKKAIDSGKLGTVVEVESHFDMYRPEAATTPGLPADGAFYGLGVHTMDQIISLFGRPDHVAYDIRSLRNKANPDDTFEAQLFYGDLKAIVKTSHLVKIDYPKFIVHGTKGSFVKYGIDQQETSLKAYIMPGEPGFAADSTVGVLEYVNDAGETVREELTPEQGDYGRVYDALYETIVNGKPNFVSESEALTNLEILERGFEQASPSTVTLA, from the coding sequence ATGACCCTCCACTGCGCTTTTATTGGTTTTGGCAAAAGCACCACCCGCTACCATCTTCCTTACGTTCTGGTTCGCAAAGACAAATTCCACGTCGCCCATATCTACCGTCGTCATGAAAAGCCGGACGTCGAGCAGCAGCCGCAGTACGGGCATATCCATTTCACCAGCGATCTGGATGAGGTGCTGAACGACCCGAAGGTGAAGCTGGTTGTGGTCTGCACCCATCAGGATAGCCACTTCGACTACGCGAAGAAGGCGCTGGAGGCCGGTAAAAATGTGCTGGTGGAAAAGCCGTTCACCCCAACGTTAAAAGAAGCCAAAGAACTATTCGAGCTGGCGCGTGCCAAAAGGCTGACCGTCTCGCCTTATCAGAACCGCCGCTTTGACTCTTGCTTCCTGACCATGAAAAAGGCCATCGACAGCGGCAAGCTGGGCACCGTGGTGGAAGTGGAAAGCCATTTTGATATGTATCGCCCGGAGGCGGCAACCACGCCAGGCCTGCCTGCCGACGGCGCGTTCTACGGCCTAGGCGTACACACCATGGATCAGATCATTTCGCTGTTTGGCCGCCCGGACCACGTCGCCTACGACATTCGCAGCCTGCGCAACAAGGCCAACCCTGACGACACCTTTGAGGCCCAGCTTTTCTACGGCGACCTTAAAGCCATCGTGAAAACCAGCCATCTGGTGAAAATCGACTATCCGAAGTTTATCGTCCACGGCACCAAAGGTTCTTTCGTTAAATACGGTATCGACCAGCAGGAAACCAGCCTCAAGGCGTACATCATGCCCGGCGAGCCTGGCTTTGCGGCAGACAGCACCGTCGGCGTGCTGGAGTACGTTAACGATGCTGGTGAGACCGTGCGTGAAGAGTTGACGCCGGAGCAGGGCGACTATGGCCGCGTGTACGACGCACTTTATGAAACCATCGTAAACGGTAAGCCTAATTTCGTCAGTGAATCTGAAGCATTAACCAACCTTGAGATCCTCGAACGCGGCTTCGAACAGGCTTCCCCTTCAACGGTGACGCTGGCTTAA